The Thioflexithrix psekupsensis genomic interval GCCGCACCGGTGATGGCGATTCGTGTCATAGCAGATGAATCCTTACAATCTAAGCGTAAATTTTGAATAATGAATTAAAATTGAGCGCGTAAAGCCGCCAGAAAATGTTTAGCTGTGCCGCTGGTGGGGCCGGCGACGACAAAAAAGACCACTTCCTTGTCCGGCGCACAGCGAATGGTGGCACGATACTGTCCATTGACTCCGAATACTGAAGAAGTGGTAATCGCCACATCTTGGGTAAACTCGGCTTGACGAATCGCCAATTCAGCGCGATTAAGACATTGTTCTAAAGTTAATTTACTGTCCTGCCACCCATTCCAAATATAAGGCGCATCAGCATAAACAACGCCGCTCAACATCAGTAATAATGAGGCGAAAAAGGCAGATTTCATAAGTGTTAGGTGTCCTTAATGCTAGGAATATCAAACTGAAATAGCCGGCTAGTCTATCATAAAATCCCCTCAATCGGTTGTATTAAATAGAGCCACGTCATGGCAAAATGTATCGTATAACTTCTGTAATTTGTTTCCTAATGCGCGTAAAATTGCTACTATATTGTGCCTAATCGCATGGCAACCGCTCTCTTCTACAATGGTCTTTTTTTCACCCTTTCTTCTCAACCCATTACGCCTTAAATACCCAATATGAACGACATCAAAAAAGTAGTCCTTGCCTATTCTGGTGGTCTTGATACTTCGATTATTCTCAAGTGGTTACAGGACGTTTACCACTGTGAGGTGGTGACATTCACGGCCGATATTGGTCAAGGTGAAGAGTTAGAACCGGCTCGCGCCAAAGCCAAAGCATTGGGCGTTAAAGAAATTTATATTGAAGATTTACGCGAAGAATTTGTGCGTGATTTTGTGTTTCCCATGTTTCGTGCCAATACGATATACGAGGGAGAATATTTATTAGGCACTTCGATTGCCAGACCGTTGATTGCTAAATACATGGTGGAGATTGCCAATCGTACTTCAGCCGATGCCATTTCCCACGGTGCAACGGGTAAAGGCAATGATCAAGTGCGTTTTGAATTAGGGGCTTATGCGCTAAAACCTGAAGTGCGCGTGATTGCACCGTGGCGCGAATGGGATTTGACTTCACGGGAAAAACTGCTCGATTACGCCGAAAAACACGGTATTCCCGTAGAATATAAACGCAGTGGCCAACAATCTCCGTATTCAATGGATGCCAATTTGTTGCACATTTCCTACGAAGGTGCGGTGTTAGAAGACCCTTGGCAAGCTCCTGAAGAGTCTATGTGGCGTTGGACGGTGTCTCCCGAAGCCGCACCGGATAAGCCCGTTGAATTAGAATTACGTTATCAACAAGGCGATATTGTGGCGATCAATGGCCAGAACATGAGTCCAGCCGAAGTGTTAGCGTATTTAAACCAAGTGGCAGGCGCGCATGGCATTGGGCGTTTGGATTTGGTCGAGAATCGTTATGTGGGCATGAAGTCTCGCGGCTGCTACGAAACGCCCGGCGGCACTGTCATGTTGCGGGCGCATCGGGCAATTGAATCGTTGACTTTGGATCGAGAAGTCGCCCATTTGAAAGACGAATTAATGCCGCGTTATGCCAGTTTGATTTACAATGGTTATTGGTGGAGTCCTGAGCGGCAATTGTTGCAAACGATGATCGACGCTTCCCAAGCCAACGTGAATGGTCGCGTGCGGGTCAAATTATACAAAGGCAATGTGATCATTACCGGACGCGAGTCTGACAGTGACAGCTTATTTGACACCAAAATTGCCACTTTTGAAGACGATGCAGGCGCGTACAATCAAAAAGATGCCGAAGGTTTTATTAAACTCAACGCATTAAGAATGCGCATTGCAGCACAATTGCGTAATAAACGATCTTAATTTGTTTTTGGGAATGGTCGCCTTAAAAAATAAATTAAGGTGACTATTCTTGTTTTTTCATATTTCTTACAACTGCACTCACTATCAACCGACCCTATCGCTTTAGCGTATTAGCTTTCACATCATTGTGTAAACAATAAAAATTTAACCACCATGAATTCATAACACCATGAAATTATTTATTTTATCCATAGTCCTTTTGGGAGTCTTTGGAGGGGTGGCCGATCCCATCCACGCTCGTGCTGTCGAAGCCCAGACAGAAGAAGTGGCCGCGCCTCCTCGTTTTGATTTTCCTGATGTTCATCGTCGCGCCCAAGAACTGGCGCGTGAATCTTATTCAGACCAATTTACTCCATTGCCTGAGGCTTTTAAAAATCTGGATTATGATCGTTATCGTCACATTCGCTTTATTCATGAAAAAGCCTTGTGGTATGGGGAAAATTTACCGTTTTTAATGCGCTTTTTTCATCGTGGTTTTTTATTTGAACGGCCAGTGAATATTCATGTGATTGATGAGGGCGAAATTATTCCTGTTCCTTACCGAGCAGAATTATTTGATTATGGGGATAATCAAATGCCTGAACAATTATCTGATGATTTAGGATTTGCGGGATTTCAATTGTTATATCCTCTGTCCTCTGAAAAGCATTATCTTGAATTTGCTGTATTTTTGGGTGCAAGTTATTTTCGTGCAGTTGGCCGTGGTCAATGGTATGGTTTATCTGTGCGTGGATTAGCGATTGATACGGGATTACCGCGAGGGGAAGAATTTCCTTTTTTCCGTGAATTTTGGGTAAAAAAACCTAAAGCAGAAGATACCGAATTAACGCTTTATGCCTTATTAGATAGCCCCAGTGTCACGGGTGCTTATCGTTTTATTTTAAAGCCGGGTTTAAGCACAGATATTGAAGTTAAAGCCAGCTTATTTTTCCGTAATAAAGTGCAGAAATTAGGTATTGCGCCATTAACCAGTATGTTTTTTCATGGGGAAAATACAGAGCGTTACATGGATGATTTTCGGCCGGAAGTTCATGATTCAGATGGTTTGCTCATGGTGTCTGGACAGGGAGAATGGTTATGGCGGCCGTTGAGCAATCCGCACAATTTGCAAATCCACAGTTTTCTTGACGAAAATCCCAAAGGTTTTGGTTTATTCCAACGAGACCGTGATTTTAACAATTATCAAGACCTAGAGGCCTTTTACCATCTGCGTCCTAGTGTTTGGGTAGAACCATTAAATGATTGGGGAGCGGGTCGGGTTGAATTGGTAGAAATTCCTACGGATGCCGAACGCCATGACAATATTGTCGCTTATTGGGTGCCTAAAAATTCTTTAGAAATCAATAAGGAATATAATTTTTCTTATCGTTTACGTTTTATTACTGATGACAGCGAAATTCACCCCGGTGGACGCGCAATAGCCACGCGAACGGGTGGCGGTGGCACAGATAAATTAGACACCAGCAAACGTAAGTTTGTTTTAGAGTTTACGGGCAAAAAACTTAATACATTGCCTGTAGACACGCCCATACAGGGTATTGTTTCTGCTTCCAGTGGTCAATTAAGCTCTATTGTCGTGCAGAAAAACAACGTGACAGAAGGTTGGCGATTATTTTTTGAATTAGAACCTGAAAATAATAAACCTGTAGAATTACGCGCATTTTTAAAATCGGGCTATGATATACTTACAGAAACATGGAGTTATCAATGGCAACCGAACAAATAAGTCCTGCATCTGATCCAGTAGAAATCTCTCAACCTTTGGATGCAGCCATTCCCTTTGCAATTAAACAGCGGGTTCGTGCTTATTTGCAGGTTTACCAATTATCCGAAGACGATCAGCATATTGTTTACGAACGAGTGTTGGTGCGGTTGCATGGACTGATGCAAACACAGGGAGAAATCAGTTTTACTTTGGCGGTTCAAGAATGCCAAATGCAATTAAATCAATGGTTTAATTCTGAAAAAATGGCAGAAATGCACCCCTTACTGGCTGTACACATTGCGTCATTGTGTTGGCATCGTTTGGAGCGTTTAACGCAAAATACGCTATCATTGGATCACACTTTACCGTTATTGCAGCAAATTGATGAATTAGCCAATGCCATTGCTCAACCCACGCCCCCCGCGAAATGGCAAGCCATGCCTTTGGCTTCTTTTGATTTTTTCTCGCTTTCTCAGTTTTTGGATAAAATAGGCGTTAAAATGACAAAAATAGCCCATTTTCTCCATTGGCGGCGGTGGCGCACACGGCGATTACGAAAATCCTATGAGTAAATTATGAGTAAACAAGCGACTTATTTCCAATTGTGCTGGCAAACGCGCTGGTGGCGACGTTTACTTTTTTTCAGTCTGGTGTTATTAACCACCTTAGCGGCTTTGTCTTTACTCACCAGTGTTTTTCAAACGGATGGTTTGAGTAAATTAGAGTTGTTATTACTGTTGTTATATGCGATTTTATTTGGTTGGATTTGCTTTTCATTTTGGACAGCTTTATTTGGTTTTTTAATTCTTTATTTTGGTAAAGATCGCACGGCTATTACTGCCAGTTTGCAAAATGCCCCTTCGGAATTAACCACCCGGACGGCTTTGGTTATGCCAGTGTATAACGAAGACCCGGAGCGTATTTTTTCAGGATTGCGGGCAATGGTGGCTTCGTTACAACAGACAGGAGCTGCACAAGCCTTTGATATTTATGTGTTAAGTGACACGCGATCTCCGGAGGCTTGGGTCGAAGAAGAGTTGCATTGGCAGGCTTTGCATGCGTATTGTCAGGGAAAAATTAACGTTTTTTATCGCAATCGTTTGCACAATACTGAGCGTAAGGTTGGGAATTTAAAGGACTTTTGTCAGCAATGGGGCAGTTACTACGATTACATGATTGTGTTGGATGCGGACAGCTTGATGAGCGGACAAACGCTGGTCAAAATGGTGCGCTTGATGCAATACAATCCCAGTGTTGCCCTGATTCAAGTGCCGCCGCAACCGGTCAATCGGGCTTCTCTGTTTGCACGAATACAGCAGTTTGCAGCGAGTGTGTATAATCCGATTTTTACCGCAGGCTTAAATTTCTGGCAATTAAGCGAAGGCAATTATTGGGGACATAATGCCATTATTCGCACCTCCGCTTTTATGGCGCATTGTGGGCTGCCAAAATTGTCTGGGCATGAGCCATTTGGTGGAGAGATTTTTAGCCATGATTTTATCGAAGCGGCTTTATTGCGTCGGGCGGGTTGGCAGGTGTGGTTGGCTTATGATTTGGGAGAAAGTTATGAAGAAATTCCTCCCACATTAATCGATTATGCGCGCCGAGATCGCCGTTGGTGTCAGGGAAATTTGCAGCACAGTCGATTATTATTCGCGGGTGGATTTCATCCCATTAATCGGCTGCATTTACTCATGGGCATTATGTCTTATTTGGCTTCGCCATTATGGTTATTATTTCTGATTGTGACTGCGATTTATGCTTATGGTTATGAGCGAATGGTACCTGTTTATTTTGGCGGAGAAACTTTATTTCCAGATTGGCCGGCTTATTATCGGATAGAAATGATGACGGTATTTATCGTCACTTTACTGATTTTATTTTTACCTAAAGTGCTGGCTTTTCTTTTACTGTTAAAAGATCGCGTCCGCTTGGTGCAACATGGGGGGGGATTAGCGGTTTTTTTCAGTGTGCTATTAGAAACGATTTCATCGATGTTACTTGCGCCTATTATGATGTTATTTCAGAGTCAATTTGTGTTGGCTATTTTATTACGGCGCAATATCAATTGGATGAGTCAAAATCGAGATGATCATCAGACAGGTCTGGGTGAGGCGTTATGGGTACACGGCTGGCATACGATATTGGGGGTGACGGCAGGCATTCTGGCTTATCATCATACGCCGTCATTTTTTTGGTGGTTGACTCCTGTATTAGCGGGTTTGGTGTTGGCTATTCCGTTGTCGATGTTGTTAAGTCATGTTACGTTGGGACAAGGGGCGCGGCGGTGGGGATTATTCTTAATTCCTTCCGAAGTGAAACCGCCTCATTTATTGCAAGATTTGCGTTATTGGCAACATGTGGAACATCAAGCCGTAGCCCCGCATGCTAATCGTTTTATACAGGCTTTATTAGACCCCGCCGTGAATGCTTTACATGCCGCTTTATTGCCTATGCCTAAAAAACCGTTAAATCGGCGTTATCGGCATTATTTACAAGGTTTAGTGTATCAGTTATTAGAAGAAGGATTGTCGAGTTTATCAGCCAGCGAACGGCGAGCGTTATTATTAGATCGAGAAACGGTGTTGCAATTGCACAGTTTATTGTGGAGTTTGCCCGAAATGGCAGAGAGTTTAGGACATATTCCGGCTGAAAAATTGCCTTGATGATTTATTTGTCAGAATCAGAATTTACAGAATTTAAGAATTTTCAAAATTTATTCTTGCCAATTATTTATTTTCAGTCTATTTTTTATTCTTTAATTCTGAAAATCTTGAAATTCTGTAAATTCTGATTCTGACAGAAAAGTGTTGTCAATGGCTTAATTTTGGCGGATTATTGTTTACGTATCACTACTGTTCCAGCAATTTTATCGTGCCAACCTTGCTTACGCGAATCGAAAATAATCCAAATAAAACCCAAAAATAACACCACAGCAGAAACAAAATACATTAAGTAACGAACAACAAATTGCCCTGCGCTGGGTTTGCCGCCAGTTTTGGCATCGACAATGTAGGCAGACATCAGCATTTTGCCGGGGGTTGCTGATTTATAAATCCAAAAAATAATCACAATCAGCATTTGCATAAGACTAAACAAATAATCAAAGCCTGAATTGGTTTCGTTCATTGTACCCAATTCCACCGTATCTGGCGCAATAAATAAGGCCAATGGAACAAACACAATAGCCATTAAAAAACCATCGACAAAATTGGCCACAAATCGTTTCCACAATCCCACATATTCTACATTGCTTAAATCTGCTGTGGTTTCTAAGCTAGACTCAGGGGGTTGATAAGGGTTATTGCCTTGCATATTAAACTCCTTAAATAGATCAGATTTAAAATTAAGAGAAAAGTTAAAGGTTATTGATAAATGGATTATCTCCTCAACTGGATTAAAGAACATAATATTACTGAAATCGAGTGTTTAGTACCCGATATGTCAGGCATTGCGCGGGGTAAAATTATTCCTGCGAATAAATTCTCAGCCGATGAGGGAATGCGTTTGCCTGAAAATATTTTTGTGCAAACCGTAACGGGAGAATATCCAGACGATGAATCGGTGATTAATCCCGCTGAAATTGACATGCAATTGCACCCAGATTCTAACACAATTCGCGTTGTGCCATGGGCGCATGAACCCACTGCCCAAGTGATTCATGATTGTTATTATCGGGATGGGGAAGCGGTGGATTTAGCTCCGCGCACGGTGTTGCGACGCATTTTAAATTTATACGAACAGCAAGGCTGGTTGCCTGTGGTTGCGCCTGAATTAGAATTTTTTTTAGTGAAAAAAAATATTGATCCCGATTATCCTTTAGAACCGCCGATTGGCCGCTCTGGTCGTCCTGAATCTGCACGGCAATCTTATGGGATTGATGCGGTGAATGAATTTGATCCTTTATTTGAAGATATTTACGATTATTGTGAGGCGCAACGCATTAATATTGACACGCTGATTCACGAAGCGGGCGCGGCACAAATGGAAATTAATTTTTTACATGGTGATGCTTTAGAAGCCGCGGATC includes:
- a CDS encoding argininosuccinate synthase, whose product is MNDIKKVVLAYSGGLDTSIILKWLQDVYHCEVVTFTADIGQGEELEPARAKAKALGVKEIYIEDLREEFVRDFVFPMFRANTIYEGEYLLGTSIARPLIAKYMVEIANRTSADAISHGATGKGNDQVRFELGAYALKPEVRVIAPWREWDLTSREKLLDYAEKHGIPVEYKRSGQQSPYSMDANLLHISYEGAVLEDPWQAPEESMWRWTVSPEAAPDKPVELELRYQQGDIVAINGQNMSPAEVLAYLNQVAGAHGIGRLDLVENRYVGMKSRGCYETPGGTVMLRAHRAIESLTLDREVAHLKDELMPRYASLIYNGYWWSPERQLLQTMIDASQANVNGRVRVKLYKGNVIITGRESDSDSLFDTKIATFEDDAGAYNQKDAEGFIKLNALRMRIAAQLRNKRS
- a CDS encoding glucan biosynthesis protein produces the protein MKLFILSIVLLGVFGGVADPIHARAVEAQTEEVAAPPRFDFPDVHRRAQELARESYSDQFTPLPEAFKNLDYDRYRHIRFIHEKALWYGENLPFLMRFFHRGFLFERPVNIHVIDEGEIIPVPYRAELFDYGDNQMPEQLSDDLGFAGFQLLYPLSSEKHYLEFAVFLGASYFRAVGRGQWYGLSVRGLAIDTGLPRGEEFPFFREFWVKKPKAEDTELTLYALLDSPSVTGAYRFILKPGLSTDIEVKASLFFRNKVQKLGIAPLTSMFFHGENTERYMDDFRPEVHDSDGLLMVSGQGEWLWRPLSNPHNLQIHSFLDENPKGFGLFQRDRDFNNYQDLEAFYHLRPSVWVEPLNDWGAGRVELVEIPTDAERHDNIVAYWVPKNSLEINKEYNFSYRLRFITDDSEIHPGGRAIATRTGGGGTDKLDTSKRKFVLEFTGKKLNTLPVDTPIQGIVSASSGQLSSIVVQKNNVTEGWRLFFELEPENNKPVELRAFLKSGYDILTETWSYQWQPNK
- the mdoH gene encoding glucans biosynthesis glucosyltransferase MdoH — translated: MSKQATYFQLCWQTRWWRRLLFFSLVLLTTLAALSLLTSVFQTDGLSKLELLLLLLYAILFGWICFSFWTALFGFLILYFGKDRTAITASLQNAPSELTTRTALVMPVYNEDPERIFSGLRAMVASLQQTGAAQAFDIYVLSDTRSPEAWVEEELHWQALHAYCQGKINVFYRNRLHNTERKVGNLKDFCQQWGSYYDYMIVLDADSLMSGQTLVKMVRLMQYNPSVALIQVPPQPVNRASLFARIQQFAASVYNPIFTAGLNFWQLSEGNYWGHNAIIRTSAFMAHCGLPKLSGHEPFGGEIFSHDFIEAALLRRAGWQVWLAYDLGESYEEIPPTLIDYARRDRRWCQGNLQHSRLLFAGGFHPINRLHLLMGIMSYLASPLWLLFLIVTAIYAYGYERMVPVYFGGETLFPDWPAYYRIEMMTVFIVTLLILFLPKVLAFLLLLKDRVRLVQHGGGLAVFFSVLLETISSMLLAPIMMLFQSQFVLAILLRRNINWMSQNRDDHQTGLGEALWVHGWHTILGVTAGILAYHHTPSFFWWLTPVLAGLVLAIPLSMLLSHVTLGQGARRWGLFLIPSEVKPPHLLQDLRYWQHVEHQAVAPHANRFIQALLDPAVNALHAALLPMPKKPLNRRYRHYLQGLVYQLLEEGLSSLSASERRALLLDRETVLQLHSLLWSLPEMAESLGHIPAEKLP
- a CDS encoding RDD family protein encodes the protein MQGNNPYQPPESSLETTADLSNVEYVGLWKRFVANFVDGFLMAIVFVPLALFIAPDTVELGTMNETNSGFDYLFSLMQMLIVIIFWIYKSATPGKMLMSAYIVDAKTGGKPSAGQFVVRYLMYFVSAVVLFLGFIWIIFDSRKQGWHDKIAGTVVIRKQ